From Companilactobacillus heilongjiangensis, one genomic window encodes:
- a CDS encoding cold-shock protein, translating to MFTGKIIRFNNDRGFGFINNDGEDIFFFADSVLNRDDYYIKNGLTVSYEVAPGYKGPQAVNISIKDEEESAE from the coding sequence ATGTTTACCGGAAAAATTATAAGATTTAATAATGATCGTGGCTTTGGTTTTATCAATAACGATGGTGAAGATATTTTCTTCTTTGCTGACTCAGTTCTTAACCGTGATGATTACTATATCAAAAACGGATTAACAGTCAGTTATGAAGTTGCACCTGGTTATAAAGGACCACAGGCTGTAAATATTAGTATTAAAGACGAGGAAGAAAGCGCTGAATAG